In Paractinoplanes brasiliensis, the following proteins share a genomic window:
- a CDS encoding DHA2 family efflux MFS transporter permease subunit → MTDQAAAPPGKLDAAVLKIAGVVVLGAIMSILDITVVSVALPTFQNEFNATYAEVAWTMTGYTLALATVIPLSGWAADRFGTKRLYMMALLLFTAGSVLCATAGSIEQLVAYRVLQGLGGGMLMPIGMTIMTRAAGPERIGRLMAVLGVPMLLGPIGGPILGGWLIEAASWHWVFLINLPIGVIALIYAQLALPKDEPHASESFDFVGMLMLSPGLALFLYGVSSLPEEGTITATKVWVTMLVGALLVISFVFYSFRPKHPLLDLRLLKNRNLSVASISLFVFVIAFMGAGLLFPSYFLQVRGESTLDAGLLMAPQGIGAVLTMPIAGMLADKIPVGRTVPFAMTLIAVGFFGFTQVGTDTSYLFLCGSLFVMGLGMGGTMMPIMTSALRTLQPVQVARGSTLVNILQQIGGSIGTAIMSVILTSRLNGSAPVPGLNNPQTGEPITEAGAAIANNQGANIPLPPEILQRGLQYAADSFSTTFWVGFALVLATFIPIAFLPRKRRATPPGAPGEPAVEAPILMH, encoded by the coding sequence GTGACCGATCAAGCCGCCGCGCCTCCGGGCAAGCTCGACGCCGCGGTGCTCAAGATCGCCGGGGTGGTGGTGCTCGGGGCGATCATGTCGATCCTCGACATCACCGTCGTCAGCGTCGCCCTTCCGACCTTCCAGAACGAGTTCAACGCGACCTATGCCGAGGTCGCCTGGACCATGACCGGATACACCCTGGCCCTGGCCACGGTGATCCCGCTGAGTGGTTGGGCCGCTGACCGGTTCGGCACCAAACGTCTTTACATGATGGCCCTGCTGCTCTTCACGGCCGGCTCGGTGCTCTGCGCCACCGCCGGCTCGATCGAGCAACTGGTCGCGTACCGGGTCCTGCAGGGTCTCGGCGGCGGCATGCTCATGCCGATCGGCATGACGATCATGACTCGTGCGGCCGGACCGGAGCGGATCGGCCGGCTCATGGCCGTGCTCGGTGTGCCGATGCTGCTCGGCCCGATCGGCGGCCCGATCCTGGGCGGCTGGCTGATCGAGGCGGCGAGCTGGCACTGGGTCTTCCTGATCAACCTGCCGATCGGTGTCATCGCGCTGATCTACGCGCAGCTCGCGCTGCCCAAGGACGAGCCGCACGCGTCGGAGTCCTTCGACTTCGTCGGCATGCTGATGCTCTCGCCCGGTCTGGCCCTGTTCCTGTACGGCGTCTCGTCGCTGCCCGAGGAGGGCACGATCACGGCGACCAAGGTGTGGGTGACCATGCTGGTCGGCGCGCTGCTGGTGATCAGCTTCGTCTTCTACTCGTTCCGGCCCAAGCACCCGCTGCTCGACCTGCGGCTGCTGAAGAACCGCAACCTGAGCGTGGCGTCGATCTCGCTGTTCGTCTTCGTGATCGCGTTCATGGGCGCCGGCCTGCTCTTCCCGAGCTACTTCCTGCAGGTGCGCGGCGAGTCGACGCTCGACGCCGGTCTGCTGATGGCGCCGCAGGGCATCGGCGCGGTGCTGACCATGCCGATCGCGGGCATGCTGGCCGACAAGATCCCGGTCGGGCGCACGGTGCCGTTCGCGATGACGCTGATCGCCGTCGGGTTCTTCGGTTTCACCCAGGTCGGCACCGATACGTCGTACCTGTTCCTGTGCGGTTCGCTGTTCGTGATGGGCCTCGGCATGGGCGGCACGATGATGCCGATCATGACCTCGGCGCTGCGCACGCTGCAACCGGTGCAGGTGGCCCGCGGCTCGACGCTGGTCAACATCCTGCAGCAGATCGGTGGCTCGATCGGCACCGCGATCATGTCGGTGATTCTGACCAGCCGGCTCAACGGCTCCGCGCCCGTTCCGGGGCTGAACAACCCGCAGACCGGCGAGCCCATCACCGAGGCCGGCGCGGCGATCGCCAACAACCAGGGCGCGAACATCCCGCTGCCGCCGGAGATCCTGCAGCGTGGTCTGCAGTACGCGGCCGACTCGTTCTCGACCACGTTCTGGGTCGGCTTCGCGCTGGTGCTGGCGACGTTCATCCCGATCGCGTTCCTGCCGCGCAAGCGTCGCGCGACCCCGCCCGGCGCTCCGGGTGAGCCCGCGGTCGAGGCGCCGATCTTGATGCACTGA
- a CDS encoding ExeM/NucH family extracellular endonuclease: protein MHRYLRGGPSAAALRAIGAAALATAIGVSLAGQAVAAAPGDPFISEIHYDNAGADSGEAIEVQAPAGTDLTGWQIVLYNGSGGAPYNTATLNGAVPAAGVVVQNYPVNGIQNGAPDGVALVKPDGSVAEFLSYEGVLTAVGGPANGQASTDIGVSEPDSTPVGHSLQKIDGEWKAPAASSFGTVNSATTDPEDPPATCDTAVTHTIAQVQGTGAATPVANTKVTVEGVVTADHRTGGYNGVYVQTAGTGGDRPVEAGAASDAVFVFFGSAANAPAVAIGDKVRVTGTVTEFNGLTEITTTAKSDTAVCASGVALPAPVALSLPLDDAARESVESMLVAPVGAYTVSDVFNVNRFGEIILAAGNEVAKIPTDLARPGTAEANAIKAGNKARRILVDDGRTTNLADAGLAPAYLTKDNPVRVGDAVEKFGPSVLSFGFNEWRLQPTDPAALQTTFKDTNPRTPAPVDVGGDIRVASFNVLNYFVHFGGEARGAEDPAALARQQAKIVSAISALDADVVALMEIENSVRFEPDDPQVALKTLVGALNAKDGAGTWDYVRSPAELPGAEQQDFITTAIIFKPAAVAPKGAARSVNDETVWSNAREPIAQTFTAGSATFTVVANHFKSKSASTPPSGDNVDTGDGQGAYNGDRKRQAAALAAFVESLGTSDVLLLGDFNAYSQEDPIQVLADAGYRNIAGADEKSYVFGGESGSLDHALASASLASKVTGVDVWNINSVESFAYQYDGYAPFYDDGPYRASDHDPVVVGLKTQATGPVDLQLLSINDFHGRLEQPSAGNGGAAQLVGMVNQLREANPNTAWVSAGDNIGASTFISAIDADNPTIDVLNAGKLAVSAVGNHEFDKGLADLLGRVEDRADFPYLAANVYKDGQRVLPGYSVQTLGGVKVGYIGVVTEQTASLVSPDGIAGVEFHDPVAEANTLAAQLSDGNQANGEADVLVLLAHEGAATENIGSAAALQADPVFGDFTRVNAEIDAIFSGHTHQPYAFEVPVPGTDRTRPVIQAEDYGLRVGKAVLTVDPATKSVTASTAELLDVTGYPADAAVASIVAQAKVNADELGKQPLGKITADIKRAYTAAGAEDRGAESVLGNFIADVQLDQTSAPGRGGAQIAFMNPGGLRADLLYGADGTVTYANAFSVQPFSNDVITQTLTGAQIKQVLEEQWQPEGASRPVLHLGSSKGLTYSYDVSRPRGSKIIASSLKLNGVVLNPTGTYRVTTNSFLAAGGDNFTTLGQGANRVTTGDNDLTMLVNYFAANSPVTADPAPRSTPGTATPDDTTPPTGTFKLGATALWAGQTVTLNQVALADDVSPADKIKRVVTWGDGSTSEGLTHTYAKAGNYTVSVQLTDEAGNTAAATIQGAAVVMVTAQPKGTYLLAPQSIWVSQSTVLTVTKVNGASKLVVNWGDGNSSDMSANGSLVSRAYTKAGTFTVTVTPHNAAGAGTAVKAGTVKVTADTYAPTVYFVPPLIPSVASSWRSLNGLTGDTGTGVATVSATLIQERAGKWHYFDGGKWVRAASQSEAAAKAKVLTDTPLPIIGVWSIALKGVEKGTLKVTYWATDRAGNSSAKQSYTAKITK, encoded by the coding sequence ATGCATCGATATCTGCGCGGCGGGCCTTCCGCGGCGGCGTTACGAGCGATCGGCGCTGCCGCGCTCGCGACCGCGATCGGCGTGAGCCTGGCCGGACAGGCCGTGGCCGCCGCACCGGGCGACCCGTTCATCAGCGAGATCCACTACGACAACGCCGGCGCCGACAGCGGTGAGGCGATCGAGGTGCAGGCCCCGGCCGGCACCGACCTGACCGGCTGGCAGATCGTCCTCTACAACGGCAGCGGCGGCGCGCCCTACAACACGGCGACGCTCAACGGCGCGGTCCCGGCGGCCGGCGTGGTCGTGCAGAACTACCCGGTCAACGGCATCCAGAACGGCGCGCCCGACGGTGTGGCCCTGGTGAAGCCGGACGGCTCGGTGGCCGAGTTCCTCAGCTACGAGGGCGTCCTGACCGCCGTCGGCGGCCCGGCCAACGGCCAGGCCAGCACCGACATCGGCGTCTCCGAGCCCGACTCGACTCCGGTCGGGCACTCGCTGCAGAAGATCGACGGCGAGTGGAAGGCGCCGGCGGCCTCGAGCTTCGGCACGGTCAACTCGGCGACCACCGACCCGGAGGACCCGCCGGCCACCTGCGACACCGCCGTCACCCACACGATCGCGCAGGTGCAGGGCACCGGCGCCGCCACTCCGGTGGCCAACACCAAGGTCACCGTCGAGGGTGTCGTGACCGCCGACCACCGCACGGGCGGCTACAACGGCGTCTACGTGCAGACCGCCGGCACCGGTGGGGACCGCCCGGTCGAGGCCGGCGCCGCCTCGGACGCGGTGTTCGTCTTCTTCGGCTCGGCCGCAAACGCGCCGGCGGTCGCGATCGGCGACAAGGTGCGGGTCACCGGCACGGTCACCGAGTTCAACGGCCTCACCGAGATCACCACCACCGCGAAGAGCGACACCGCAGTCTGTGCGAGCGGCGTCGCGCTGCCCGCCCCGGTGGCGCTGAGCCTGCCGCTGGACGACGCGGCCCGCGAGTCGGTCGAGTCGATGCTGGTCGCGCCGGTCGGGGCGTACACGGTCTCGGACGTCTTCAACGTCAACCGGTTCGGCGAGATCATCCTGGCCGCCGGCAACGAGGTCGCCAAGATCCCGACCGACCTGGCCCGCCCGGGCACTGCCGAGGCCAACGCGATCAAGGCCGGCAACAAGGCCCGCCGGATCCTGGTCGACGACGGCCGCACCACGAACCTGGCCGACGCCGGGCTCGCGCCGGCCTACCTGACCAAGGACAACCCGGTCCGGGTCGGCGACGCCGTCGAGAAGTTCGGCCCGAGCGTGCTGAGCTTCGGCTTCAACGAGTGGCGCCTGCAGCCCACCGACCCGGCCGCGCTGCAGACCACCTTCAAGGACACCAACCCCCGTACGCCGGCCCCGGTCGACGTCGGCGGGGACATCCGCGTGGCCAGCTTCAACGTGCTCAACTACTTCGTCCACTTCGGTGGCGAGGCCCGCGGCGCCGAGGACCCGGCCGCGCTGGCCAGGCAGCAGGCGAAGATCGTCTCGGCGATCAGCGCGCTGGACGCCGACGTCGTCGCGCTCATGGAGATCGAGAACTCGGTCCGCTTCGAGCCGGACGACCCCCAGGTGGCCCTGAAGACGCTGGTCGGTGCGTTGAACGCGAAGGACGGCGCGGGCACGTGGGACTACGTGCGCTCGCCGGCCGAGCTGCCGGGCGCCGAGCAGCAGGACTTCATCACCACGGCGATCATCTTCAAACCGGCCGCTGTCGCCCCGAAGGGCGCCGCGCGTTCGGTCAACGACGAGACCGTGTGGTCGAACGCGCGGGAGCCGATCGCGCAGACCTTCACGGCCGGCTCGGCGACCTTCACCGTCGTGGCGAACCACTTCAAGTCCAAGAGCGCGTCGACCCCGCCGAGCGGGGACAACGTGGACACCGGGGACGGGCAGGGCGCGTACAACGGTGACCGCAAGCGGCAGGCCGCCGCGCTCGCCGCGTTCGTCGAGTCGCTCGGGACCTCGGACGTGCTCCTGCTGGGCGACTTCAACGCGTACAGCCAGGAGGACCCGATTCAGGTGCTCGCCGATGCGGGTTACCGGAACATCGCCGGCGCCGACGAGAAGTCGTACGTCTTCGGCGGTGAGTCCGGTTCGCTCGACCACGCGCTGGCCAGCGCCTCGCTCGCGTCCAAGGTGACCGGCGTGGACGTCTGGAACATCAACTCGGTCGAGTCGTTCGCCTACCAGTACGACGGTTACGCGCCGTTCTACGACGACGGGCCGTACCGGGCCAGCGACCACGACCCCGTGGTGGTCGGCCTCAAGACCCAGGCCACCGGCCCGGTCGACCTGCAGCTGCTCAGCATCAACGACTTCCACGGCCGCCTCGAGCAGCCGTCGGCCGGCAACGGTGGCGCGGCCCAGCTCGTCGGCATGGTCAACCAGCTGCGCGAGGCCAACCCGAACACGGCGTGGGTCTCGGCCGGCGACAACATCGGCGCGTCGACCTTCATCTCGGCCATCGACGCCGACAACCCGACGATCGACGTGCTCAACGCGGGCAAGCTGGCCGTCTCGGCGGTCGGCAACCACGAGTTCGACAAGGGCCTGGCCGACCTGCTGGGCCGGGTCGAGGACAGGGCCGACTTCCCGTACCTGGCGGCCAACGTCTACAAGGACGGTCAGCGGGTGCTGCCCGGCTACAGCGTGCAGACGCTGGGCGGCGTCAAGGTGGGCTACATCGGCGTGGTCACCGAGCAGACCGCTTCGCTGGTCAGCCCCGACGGCATCGCCGGTGTCGAGTTCCACGACCCGGTGGCCGAGGCCAACACCCTGGCGGCGCAGCTCTCCGACGGCAACCAGGCCAACGGCGAGGCCGACGTGCTCGTGCTGCTGGCCCACGAGGGCGCGGCGACCGAGAACATCGGCTCGGCGGCGGCGCTGCAGGCCGACCCGGTCTTCGGCGACTTCACCCGGGTGAACGCCGAGATCGACGCCATCTTCAGCGGGCACACCCACCAGCCGTACGCGTTCGAGGTTCCCGTTCCGGGCACCGACCGGACCCGTCCGGTGATCCAGGCCGAGGACTACGGCCTGCGGGTCGGCAAGGCGGTCCTCACGGTCGACCCGGCCACCAAGTCGGTCACCGCGTCGACGGCAGAGCTGCTCGACGTGACCGGTTACCCGGCCGACGCCGCGGTCGCCAGCATCGTGGCCCAGGCAAAGGTCAACGCCGACGAGCTGGGCAAGCAGCCGCTCGGCAAGATCACGGCGGACATCAAGCGGGCCTACACCGCCGCGGGTGCCGAGGACAGGGGCGCCGAGTCGGTGCTGGGCAACTTCATCGCCGACGTGCAGCTCGACCAGACCAGCGCGCCCGGACGCGGAGGCGCTCAGATCGCCTTCATGAACCCGGGTGGTCTGCGGGCCGACCTGCTCTACGGGGCCGACGGCACGGTCACCTACGCCAACGCGTTCTCGGTGCAGCCCTTCAGCAACGACGTGATCACCCAGACCCTGACCGGCGCGCAGATCAAGCAGGTGCTCGAGGAGCAGTGGCAGCCGGAGGGCGCGTCCCGCCCGGTGCTGCACCTCGGCTCGTCCAAGGGGCTGACCTACTCGTACGACGTCAGTCGGCCGCGGGGCTCGAAGATCATCGCGTCGAGTCTCAAGCTGAACGGCGTCGTGCTCAACCCGACCGGCACCTACCGGGTCACGACCAACTCGTTCCTGGCCGCGGGCGGCGACAACTTCACCACCCTCGGGCAGGGCGCCAACCGCGTGACCACCGGCGACAACGACCTGACCATGCTGGTCAACTACTTCGCCGCCAACTCGCCGGTCACTGCCGACCCCGCGCCGCGCAGCACCCCCGGCACGGCCACCCCGGACGACACCACGCCGCCGACCGGCACGTTCAAGCTGGGCGCCACAGCGCTCTGGGCGGGTCAGACGGTGACGCTGAACCAGGTCGCCCTGGCCGACGACGTCAGCCCCGCTGACAAGATCAAGAGGGTGGTGACCTGGGGCGACGGCTCCACTTCGGAGGGCCTGACCCACACGTACGCCAAGGCCGGCAACTACACCGTCTCGGTGCAGCTGACCGACGAGGCGGGCAACACGGCGGCGGCGACCATCCAGGGCGCCGCGGTCGTCATGGTCACGGCCCAGCCGAAGGGCACGTACCTGCTTGCCCCGCAGTCGATCTGGGTCTCGCAGTCCACCGTGCTCACCGTGACAAAGGTCAACGGCGCGTCGAAGCTTGTCGTCAACTGGGGTGACGGCAACTCGTCCGACATGTCGGCCAACGGCTCGCTGGTCTCGCGCGCCTACACCAAGGCCGGCACCTTCACGGTGACGGTCACGCCGCACAACGCGGCCGGCGCGGGTACTGCGGTCAAGGCCGGCACGGTCAAGGTCACGGCCGACACGTACGCCCCGACCGTGTACTTCGTACCGCCGCTGATCCCGTCGGTGGCGTCCTCGTGGCGCTCCCTGAACGGCCTGACCGGCGACACCGGCACGGGAGTCGCCACGGTCTCGGCCACGCTGATCCAGGAGCGTGCCGGTAAGTGGCACTACTTCGACGGCGGCAAGTGGGTCAGGGCGGCGTCGCAGTCCGAGGCCGCGGCCAAGGCCAAGGTCCTGACCGACACCCCGCTGCCGATCATCGGCGTGTGGAGCATCGCGCTCAAGGGCGTCGAGAAGGGCACCCTGAAGGTCACCTATTGGGCGACCGACCGGGCCGGCAACTCCTCGGCCAAGCAGTCCTACACGGCGAAGATCACCAAGTAA
- a CDS encoding Y4yA family PLP-dependent enzyme translates to MTDSPPLELTPRMEPVIQSVLAENALLHQLADGLGSPLNIVLPEALAPNVESFRAVYRRHRLRGHIYFAHKANRSAALLRQLAATEAGVDVASLAELQHALGAGFTPDRVIATGPKNREFLWLAARTGVLVNADSLDEVSELAALVAVDRLPRVRVMVRLSGFASHGVRLISRRSRFGVPADRPAEALDRLEKHADQLELVGVAYHLDTIGQPEKAVALEGCLAAIDECRRRDVGAWSIDIGGGFGVNYLADAGQWERYTSELAQAVLGRRPPMTWNGHGYGLRNEGGTLRGALGLYPAYRPVSGPGYLDQLLATPAPEQRRPLGELLLDSMIDLDIEPGRALLDQCGLVLSRVLEVRTESSGLLVRLEMNARDVSLEEHGVLMDPVLVGRAEDEPTEVFLLGNLCLESDLITRRKVTLSARPRPGDLLAFVNTAGYFMDFSATAALRQPIGRKVALYRDDGRWGWCLDEQYWPVHERTEAA, encoded by the coding sequence GTGACCGATTCACCCCCACTCGAGCTGACCCCCAGAATGGAACCGGTCATCCAATCGGTTCTCGCCGAGAACGCGCTCCTGCACCAGCTGGCGGACGGACTCGGCTCGCCCCTCAACATCGTGCTGCCCGAGGCTCTGGCCCCCAATGTGGAGTCTTTCCGAGCGGTCTATCGGCGGCATCGGCTGCGTGGCCACATCTATTTCGCCCATAAGGCGAACCGTTCCGCGGCGCTGCTGCGGCAGCTGGCCGCCACCGAGGCCGGGGTCGACGTGGCCTCCCTGGCCGAGCTGCAGCACGCGCTCGGTGCCGGCTTCACCCCCGACCGGGTGATCGCCACCGGGCCGAAGAACCGGGAGTTCCTCTGGCTGGCCGCGCGCACCGGCGTGCTGGTCAACGCCGACTCGCTCGACGAGGTGAGCGAGCTCGCCGCCCTGGTCGCGGTCGACCGCCTGCCCCGTGTACGGGTCATGGTGCGGCTGTCCGGGTTCGCCTCGCACGGCGTACGGCTGATCAGCCGGCGCAGCCGCTTCGGGGTGCCGGCCGACCGGCCGGCCGAGGCGCTCGACCGGCTCGAGAAGCACGCCGACCAGCTGGAACTCGTCGGGGTCGCGTACCACCTCGACACCATCGGGCAGCCCGAGAAGGCTGTCGCGCTGGAGGGCTGCCTGGCCGCGATCGACGAGTGCCGCCGCCGGGACGTCGGGGCCTGGTCGATCGACATCGGCGGCGGGTTCGGCGTCAACTACCTCGCCGACGCCGGGCAGTGGGAGCGTTACACGTCGGAGCTGGCCCAGGCCGTGCTCGGGCGGCGGCCGCCGATGACCTGGAACGGGCACGGGTACGGGCTGCGCAACGAAGGCGGGACCCTGCGCGGGGCGCTCGGGTTGTATCCCGCGTACCGGCCGGTCTCCGGGCCCGGTTATCTCGACCAGCTGCTCGCCACGCCGGCCCCGGAACAGCGCAGGCCCCTGGGTGAGCTGCTGCTCGACAGCATGATCGACCTGGACATCGAGCCGGGGCGGGCGCTGCTCGACCAGTGCGGCCTGGTGTTGAGCCGGGTGCTCGAGGTGCGTACGGAATCCTCGGGTCTGCTGGTCCGGCTGGAGATGAACGCCCGCGACGTGAGCCTCGAGGAGCACGGCGTGCTGATGGATCCGGTTCTCGTCGGGCGTGCCGAGGACGAGCCCACCGAGGTCTTCCTGCTCGGCAACCTCTGCCTGGAGTCCGACCTGATCACCCGTCGCAAGGTGACCCTGTCCGCCCGGCCCCGGCCCGGTGACCTGCTCGCCTTCGTCAACACGGCCGGCTACTTCATGGACTTCAGCGCCACCGCAGCCCTGCGCCAGCCGATCGGTCGCAAGGTTGCCCTCTACCGCGACGACGGCCGGTGGGGCTGGTGCCTCGACGAGCAGTACTGGCCGGTTCACGAGCGCACGGAGGCAGCATGA
- a CDS encoding pyridoxal-phosphate dependent enzyme, translated as MRYDDMTEAIGNTPLVRIDPAVHGLVNIDLYAKMELLNPFGSVKDRAALQMIRPLLPGAAERGDTVVELSSGNTAKALALIAGMHGLPFKSVTNRMKVPEIKDLLLLLGAEIEELPGQAECLDPTDTEDPLSRMHATLSANGSGYVHTDQYFNERNVEAHLHGTGPEIVKDLDGRAPDYFVACVGTAGSSTGTARALRQHDPDVRVIGLVAAKSDFIPGIRTIDEVHEVGLFDPGVYDTLETITSDDAIDGLLTLVRRCGTPAGPTGGGAFQGAVRHLRPIDATLTSRRTAVFIVCDRVESYLSYLRERRPALFGRPSRRNDVSTLTAEEIAAAPTVGVEEASRRPGLIIDLRNPHAYRALHIDGSINIVDELFAELLHGGLPFGRRQPVLLVCPVGEKSARYAALLRRMGHLEVRSLAGGVIAWRDAGARLVRD; from the coding sequence ATGAGATACGACGACATGACCGAGGCGATCGGGAACACGCCGCTGGTGCGCATCGACCCGGCGGTGCACGGCCTGGTCAACATCGACCTCTACGCCAAGATGGAGCTGCTCAACCCGTTCGGCTCGGTCAAGGACAGGGCCGCCCTGCAGATGATCCGCCCGCTGCTGCCCGGCGCGGCCGAGCGCGGCGACACCGTGGTCGAGCTGTCCAGCGGCAACACGGCCAAGGCGCTGGCCCTGATCGCCGGGATGCACGGCCTGCCCTTCAAGAGCGTGACCAACCGGATGAAGGTTCCCGAGATCAAGGACCTCTTGCTGCTGCTCGGGGCCGAGATCGAGGAGCTGCCGGGCCAGGCCGAATGCCTCGACCCGACCGACACCGAGGACCCGCTCTCGCGCATGCACGCCACGCTCAGCGCCAACGGCAGCGGCTATGTGCACACCGACCAGTACTTCAACGAACGCAACGTCGAGGCGCACCTGCACGGCACCGGGCCCGAGATCGTCAAGGATCTGGACGGCCGGGCGCCCGACTACTTCGTCGCCTGCGTGGGCACGGCCGGCTCGTCGACCGGGACGGCCCGCGCGCTGCGCCAGCACGACCCCGACGTACGGGTGATCGGGCTGGTCGCGGCGAAGAGTGACTTCATCCCGGGGATCCGCACGATCGACGAGGTGCACGAGGTGGGGCTGTTCGACCCCGGCGTCTACGACACCCTCGAGACGATCACCTCGGACGATGCCATCGACGGGCTGCTGACGCTGGTACGCCGTTGCGGAACCCCGGCCGGACCGACCGGGGGCGGAGCCTTCCAAGGGGCCGTACGCCACCTGCGCCCGATCGACGCCACGTTGACCTCGCGCCGGACGGCCGTCTTCATCGTGTGCGACCGGGTCGAGAGCTACCTGAGCTATTTGCGGGAACGCCGTCCCGCGCTGTTCGGCCGGCCCTCACGCCGCAACGACGTGTCCACGCTGACGGCGGAGGAGATCGCCGCGGCGCCGACGGTCGGCGTCGAGGAGGCGTCGCGCCGGCCCGGGCTGATCATCGACCTGCGCAACCCGCACGCGTACCGCGCGTTGCACATCGACGGGTCGATCAACATCGTCGACGAGCTGTTCGCCGAGCTGCTCCACGGTGGACTGCCGTTCGGGCGGCGGCAACCGGTGCTGCTGGTCTGCCCGGTCGGCGAGAAGTCGGCCCGGTACGCCGCGCTGCTGCGCCGGATGGGACACCTCGAGGTGCGGTCGCTGGCCGGCGGGGTCATCGCCTGGCGGGACGCGGGTGCTCGGCTGGTGCGTGACTGA
- a CDS encoding aminotransferase class V-fold PLP-dependent enzyme: MTLTLETSWPVGVRSQFPLLMANPGVAYLDSAATSQKPQVVLDAVMSYLTSENANAARGTYPWANRTTARIEDTRDRVRRFLHAGDRSGVHFVDGTTAGLRTVALDWLVSFLSDGDEIIVPFADHSANLVPWLDAVALLERQGVRVTVRPMPYDAAHDYDVARLPIGPRTRFIAATHVHHVYGNDMNVHRLRAAAGPDIPICLDAAQSFGHMPISADALDVDFIVFSGHKAMALPGIGAVWAANKRGPVFQPAGWSGSPNTAGIVSLAAAMDWLSSVGLPRISAHIVALGGRLTAGLSALHSYEVLGCQDSLAAGSAVQRRHGIVTFRHREIGSNDLGFILASDGLLVRADGHCQGTEGEKTSSVRVSLHVYNTAEEVDRLLSVLSALD, translated from the coding sequence ATGACGCTGACCCTGGAGACGAGCTGGCCGGTCGGCGTGCGGTCGCAGTTCCCGCTTCTGATGGCCAACCCCGGCGTGGCCTATTTGGACAGCGCGGCCACCTCGCAGAAGCCACAGGTGGTGCTGGACGCCGTGATGTCGTACCTGACCAGCGAGAACGCCAATGCCGCGCGGGGCACGTATCCGTGGGCCAACCGCACCACGGCCCGGATAGAGGACACGCGCGACCGGGTGCGGCGTTTTCTGCACGCGGGGGACCGGTCGGGCGTGCACTTCGTCGACGGGACCACAGCGGGGTTGCGTACGGTGGCTCTGGATTGGCTTGTGTCGTTCCTCTCGGACGGCGACGAGATCATCGTGCCGTTCGCCGATCACAGCGCCAACCTCGTGCCCTGGCTGGACGCCGTCGCGCTGCTGGAACGGCAAGGGGTGCGGGTCACGGTGCGGCCCATGCCCTACGACGCGGCGCACGACTACGACGTGGCCCGGCTGCCGATCGGGCCGCGTACGCGGTTCATCGCCGCCACCCACGTGCATCACGTCTACGGCAACGACATGAACGTGCACCGGCTGCGAGCGGCGGCCGGGCCCGACATCCCCATCTGCCTCGACGCGGCGCAGAGCTTCGGGCACATGCCGATCTCGGCGGACGCGCTGGACGTCGACTTCATCGTGTTCTCGGGGCACAAGGCGATGGCGTTACCGGGAATCGGGGCGGTGTGGGCCGCGAACAAGCGCGGACCGGTGTTCCAGCCGGCCGGGTGGAGCGGGTCGCCCAACACGGCCGGGATCGTCAGCCTGGCCGCGGCGATGGACTGGCTCTCGTCCGTCGGGCTCCCGCGTATCTCGGCACACATCGTCGCGCTGGGCGGACGGCTCACGGCCGGGCTGTCCGCCCTGCACAGCTACGAGGTGCTGGGCTGCCAGGACAGTCTGGCGGCGGGCTCGGCGGTGCAGCGGCGGCACGGCATCGTGACGTTCCGGCACCGCGAGATCGGCTCCAACGACCTCGGTTTCATTCTGGCCTCCGACGGGTTGCTCGTCCGCGCCGATGGCCACTGCCAGGGCACGGAGGGAGAGAAGACGTCCTCCGTGCGGGTGAGCCTGCACGTCTACAACACCGCGGAGGAGGTGGATCGGCTGCTCTCGGTGTTGTCCGCCCTCGACTGA